One segment of Fuscovulum ytuae DNA contains the following:
- a CDS encoding exodeoxyribonuclease VII small subunit, whose translation MTTKPVSEMTFEEAMAALEQVVTQLERGEVALEESIALYERGAALKVHCSDKLKAAEEKVELIRAQEGRATGTTPAEGM comes from the coding sequence ATGACGACAAAACCCGTATCCGAAATGACCTTCGAAGAGGCGATGGCCGCGCTGGAGCAGGTCGTGACTCAGCTTGAACGTGGCGAGGTCGCGTTGGAGGAATCCATCGCGCTTTATGAACGCGGCGCGGCCCTGAAGGTGCATTGCTCGGACAAGCTCAAGGCCGCCGAGGAAAAGGTCGAACTCATCCGTGCGCAGGAAGGCCGCGCCACCGGCACCACCCCGGCGGAGGGGATGTGA
- a CDS encoding histone deacetylase family protein, producing the protein MATIVYAHLDCMTHVTPPGHPECVDRLHAVERGLAALPVTREEAPLAAADEVLRCHPSAYLAKVRRAVPTTGWVALDGDTILSPGSLNAALRAVGGIAAAVDAVMAGQAQNAFVAARPPGHHAETETAMGFCLFGTVAIAAKRLLDHHGLSRVAIVDFDVHHGNGTQDLLWDEPRILFASTHQMPLYPGTGSASECGAHGNILNHPLRPETGSAAMRAAYDTHILPALEAYAPEFILISAGFDAHEDDPLAALNWKTEDYAWLTHRLCDIADAHAHGRIVSTLEGGYDLPALQASVAAHVGVLEERGR; encoded by the coding sequence TTGGCAACCATCGTCTATGCGCATCTCGACTGCATGACCCATGTAACGCCCCCCGGCCATCCAGAATGCGTGGACCGTCTGCATGCGGTAGAGCGTGGCCTTGCCGCTTTGCCGGTAACCCGCGAAGAGGCACCGCTTGCGGCAGCGGATGAGGTGCTGCGCTGCCATCCCTCCGCCTATCTGGCCAAGGTGCGCCGCGCCGTGCCGACAACGGGTTGGGTTGCACTGGACGGGGATACGATCCTGTCGCCCGGATCGCTGAACGCCGCCCTGCGCGCCGTGGGGGGGATCGCGGCGGCGGTCGATGCGGTCATGGCGGGTCAGGCGCAGAATGCCTTTGTCGCCGCCCGCCCGCCGGGGCATCATGCGGAAACGGAAACGGCCATGGGGTTCTGCCTTTTTGGTACCGTTGCCATCGCGGCCAAGCGGCTGTTGGATCATCACGGCCTGTCGCGCGTGGCGATTGTTGATTTCGACGTTCATCACGGCAATGGCACGCAAGACCTTTTGTGGGACGAACCGCGCATCCTCTTTGCCTCGACCCATCAGATGCCACTTTATCCCGGCACGGGCAGCGCGTCGGAATGCGGCGCCCACGGGAATATCCTGAACCACCCCCTGCGCCCTGAGACCGGCAGCGCCGCGATGCGTGCGGCCTATGACACCCATATCCTTCCCGCGTTGGAGGCATATGCGCCCGAATTCATCCTGATCTCTGCCGGGTTCGACGCGCATGAGGATGACCCCCTTGCCGCGCTGAACTGGAAGACCGAGGATTACGCTTGGCTCACCCACCGCCTCTGCGACATTGCGGATGCCCATGCGCATGGCCGCATCGTCTCGACACTTGAAGGCGGATATGATCTTCCTGCGCTTCAGGCCTCGGTGGCCGCGCATGTTGGCGTGTTGGAGGAACGTGGCAGATGA
- a CDS encoding response regulator — protein MTEPQAHLLVVDDDERIRGLLQKFLMRNGFLVTVARDSAQARRLLAGLEFDMIVLDVMMPGEDGISLTRELRAKNAVPILLLTARGETQNRIEGFEAGADDYLAKPFEPKELLLRINAILRRVPQAQPAPPAPKVLHMGAVRYDMDRGELWRGPDLVRLTATESALMRLFAAQPGQPIPRERLVGDLGRGGEEGAQERAVDVQITRLRRKIEDDPRQPRYLQTVRGEGYMLQPD, from the coding sequence ATGACCGAACCGCAAGCCCATCTTCTGGTCGTCGATGACGACGAACGCATTCGCGGCCTGTTGCAGAAATTCCTGATGCGCAACGGCTTTCTGGTGACTGTCGCGCGCGACTCCGCGCAGGCCCGCCGCCTGCTGGCCGGGCTGGAATTCGATATGATCGTGCTGGATGTGATGATGCCCGGCGAGGATGGCATCAGTCTGACGCGCGAATTGCGAGCCAAAAATGCCGTGCCGATCCTGCTGCTTACAGCCCGCGGCGAAACCCAAAACCGCATCGAAGGGTTCGAGGCGGGGGCCGATGATTACCTTGCAAAACCGTTTGAGCCGAAGGAATTGCTGCTGCGGATCAACGCCATTCTGCGCCGGGTGCCGCAGGCACAGCCTGCGCCGCCGGCGCCGAAAGTGCTGCATATGGGGGCCGTGCGCTATGACATGGACCGGGGCGAATTGTGGCGCGGCCCCGATCTTGTTCGCCTGACGGCAACCGAATCTGCCCTGATGCGCCTTTTTGCGGCGCAACCCGGCCAGCCCATCCCGCGTGAGCGACTGGTGGGCGACCTTGGCCGCGGCGGCGAAGAGGGGGCACAGGAACGCGCCGTCGATGTGCAGATCACCCGCCTGCGCCGCAAGATCGAGGATGATCCCCGCCAACCCCGTTACCTGCAAACCGTGCGCGGCGAAGGCTATATGCTGCAACCGGACTGA